CCCATTTGGGCCCGGTGACCCCCATTTTGGGACCAGCTGCCCCCATTTGGGCCCGGTGACCCCCATTTTGGGCCCGGTTACCCCCATTTGGGCCCGGTGACTCCCATTTTGGGACCAGTTATCCCTGTTTTGGGCCCGGTGACCCCCATTTTGGGCCCAGTTACCCCCATTTTGGGATGGGTTACCCCCATTTTGGGCCTGGTGACCCCCATTTTGGGCCAGGTTACCCCCGTTTTGGGCCCGGTGACCCCCATTTTGGGACGGGTTACCCCCATTTGGGGCCGGTGACCCCCATTTTGGGCCCAGTGACCCCCATTTGGGCCCAGTGACCCCCATTTGGGCCCAGCTGCCCCCATTTTGGGCTCGGTTACCCCCATTTTGGGGAGCGACCGTGTCCgtctgggggtggggaggagattTGGGGCCGGCCATCCCTGTTTGGGGCCACtttggggtcgggggggggCTCTTTGGGGGCCGACCGTGCCCATCCTGGAGCGCGTGTCACCTTCTGGGGCTCGCTGTCCCCGTCCTGGTGGCGCCTGTCCCCATTTGGGCCGCAGCCCTGCCCGTTTTTGAGACGGcagcccccttttttttggggCCGTTTCTCCCCGTTTTGGGGGGCGGCCGTGCCCGTGCCCCTCCCCAACCCcttccccgtgtcccccccccgacccccccaggagctggtggTGCAGAAGGGCTGGCGCCTGCCCGAGTACACGGTGACGCAGGAGTCGGGGCCGGCGCACCGCAAGGAGTTCACCATGACCTGCCGCGTCGAGCGCTTCGTGGAGATCGGtacggggccggggggggggggcggggggcgggtgccccccccccccccccgtcccctccccgcagGCAGCGGCACCTCCAAGAAGCTGGCGAAGCGCAACGCGGCCGCCAAGATGCTGGTGCGGATCCACAACGTCCCCATGGAGCCGCGGGAGGGCAGCGAGGCCGAGGTGGAGGAGGATCAGTTCTGCATGGTACGGGGGGGCACGGAACCCCCCCCCGACACCCCCAGGGGTTACTGGGGCCATGGGCACCTTGgtaccccccctccccccctgTTACCCCACCCAATTAAAGCTGGGGGCCGTAGCTTGGGGGGCCCCCAAGGGTGACCCGGGGGTGGGGAACCCGCTGCAGCTCCGCATTTGGGGTCTCTGGGAGGTCCCTGTGGAGGTCTgcaggatggggggggggggtcccactGTCCCCAAGCCCCGATGTCCCCTGGGGGACCCTGCCTGGGAGTCCCGGTGGCCCCCTTGTCCCTGGCAAGCCCCCGTACGGGGGTCCCCGGGGTGCCCCTAAGTCGTCCCCACGTCAGGGTCCCGACGGTTCCT
The nucleotide sequence above comes from Oxyura jamaicensis isolate SHBP4307 breed ruddy duck unplaced genomic scaffold, BPBGC_Ojam_1.0 oxyUn_random_OJ69344, whole genome shotgun sequence. Encoded proteins:
- the LOC118159284 gene encoding RISC-loading complex subunit TARBP2-like, giving the protein PCPFLRRQPPFFWGRFSPFWGAAVPVPLPNPFPVSPPRPPQELVVQKGWRLPEYTVTQESGPAHRKEFTMTCRVERFVEIGSGTSKKLAKRNAAAKMLVRIHNVPMEPREGSEAEVEEDQFCMVRGGTEPPPDTPRGYWGHGHL